The following are from one region of the Candidatus Syntrophosphaera sp. genome:
- a CDS encoding thymidine phosphorylase: MQTYNPVELILAKRNGSALAPEQISFFIKGFLDGSIPEYQMSALLMAIYFQGMEVAEIAALTQNYIDSGKTLSFGDNMLVADKHSTGGVGDKISLMLAPIAASLGLAIPMISGRGLGHTGGTLDKLESIPGFRVSYGPDEFKALVEKHGCALVGQSDDLVPADRKIYSLRDVTATVESPGLITASIMSKKIAEGARHLVIDLKIGSGAFMPDLDKARELASLLVSTGEKFGQKVKVVFSNMNSPLGLAVGNGLEMIEAIEYLKGNPLKDTGILTTELVSQLLLSSGLATSEDESLTLIDWAVKSGQALQKLEEIIIAQGGDPHVFEDYSLLGTTEHKVPILARGSGHVQKIDSRAIGYALVRIKAGRMKVSDTLDYGAGALLIPKIGDKLEPGEPIGEVHANDLEKARQVAELIRSAYTLVPEPVDKEDLIFEII; encoded by the coding sequence ATGCAAACCTACAATCCCGTGGAACTAATCCTGGCCAAGCGCAACGGTTCAGCGCTCGCGCCAGAGCAGATATCTTTCTTCATCAAAGGCTTTCTGGATGGCAGCATCCCGGAATACCAGATGAGCGCCCTGCTCATGGCCATCTATTTCCAAGGAATGGAGGTCGCCGAGATCGCCGCCCTCACCCAGAATTACATCGACAGCGGCAAAACCCTCTCCTTTGGAGATAACATGCTGGTGGCGGACAAACACTCCACCGGCGGCGTGGGCGACAAGATCAGCCTGATGCTGGCTCCCATCGCGGCTTCGCTGGGCCTTGCCATTCCGATGATCTCCGGACGCGGTCTGGGCCACACCGGCGGCACCCTGGACAAGCTGGAATCCATTCCCGGATTCCGGGTTTCCTATGGTCCGGACGAGTTCAAAGCCCTGGTGGAGAAGCATGGCTGCGCGCTGGTGGGGCAATCCGACGATCTGGTGCCGGCCGACAGGAAGATCTATTCGCTGCGGGATGTGACGGCCACGGTGGAAAGCCCGGGGCTGATCACAGCCAGCATCATGAGCAAAAAGATCGCCGAGGGGGCCAGGCATCTGGTGATCGACCTCAAGATCGGCAGCGGGGCCTTCATGCCAGATCTGGACAAAGCTCGCGAGTTGGCCAGTCTGCTTGTTTCCACCGGCGAGAAATTCGGCCAGAAGGTGAAGGTGGTGTTTTCCAACATGAATTCACCCCTGGGACTGGCCGTGGGCAACGGGCTGGAGATGATCGAGGCGATCGAATACCTGAAAGGAAATCCGCTGAAAGACACCGGCATCCTCACCACGGAACTGGTCTCGCAACTTCTGCTGAGCAGCGGTTTGGCCACTTCCGAGGATGAGTCCCTAACCCTGATCGATTGGGCCGTGAAAAGCGGCCAGGCCCTCCAAAAGCTGGAGGAGATCATCATTGCCCAGGGCGGGGATCCGCATGTTTTTGAAGATTACAGCCTGCTGGGCACAACGGAACACAAGGTCCCGATCCTGGCCAGGGGAAGCGGCCATGTGCAAAAGATCGATTCCCGCGCCATCGGCTATGCCCTGGTGCGGATCAAAGCAGGCCGGATGAAGGTTTCAGACACCCTGGATTATGGCGCCGGAGCCCTGCTCATTCCCAAGATCGGGGATAAGCTCGAACCAGGCGAACCCATCGGCGAGGTCCATGCCAATGATCTGGAAAAGGCAAGGCAGGTGGCGGAACTGATCAGGTCGGCCTACACCCTGGTTCCTGAACCTGTCGATAAAGAGGACCTGATCTTCGAGATCATCTGA